Proteins encoded within one genomic window of Bacteroidota bacterium:
- a CDS encoding aminotransferase class I/II-fold pyridoxal phosphate-dependent enzyme → MTIDLRSDTVTRPTKGMLDAMFHAKVGDDVFNEDPTVNTLEEKCAKLFSHEAGLFCPSGTMTNQVAIKVHTQPGDEVLCDVSAHIYNFEGGGISFNSGAQAKVINGDRGRMSAKQVEENINATFDWLTRTRLVSIENTANRAGGSFYSFEQMKSIGDVAKKHGLKYHLDGARIFNAIAEAEYSPSQIGPLFDSISVCLSKGLGTPAGSVLLGSKEFIRHARRVRKVFGGGMRQAGFLAAAGIYALDHHTERLKEDHKRAKIIGETLSKLSFVTNVLPVDTNIIIFSLDDKMPGEKFVEQLSANEIKSVGFGKQTIRFVTHLDFTDEMLEKTVDVLKKIR, encoded by the coding sequence ATGACGATTGATCTCAGGAGTGATACGGTAACGCGCCCTACAAAAGGAATGCTTGATGCGATGTTTCATGCAAAAGTGGGTGACGATGTTTTCAATGAAGATCCTACGGTAAATACGCTCGAGGAAAAATGCGCGAAACTTTTCAGCCATGAAGCGGGATTATTTTGTCCGTCGGGAACGATGACGAACCAGGTGGCGATAAAGGTGCACACGCAACCTGGCGATGAAGTGCTGTGTGATGTGAGTGCGCACATTTACAATTTCGAAGGCGGAGGAATTTCTTTCAACTCGGGTGCGCAGGCAAAAGTAATCAACGGTGATCGCGGGCGCATGAGTGCGAAACAGGTGGAAGAAAATATAAACGCAACATTCGACTGGCTGACGAGAACACGTTTGGTGAGTATAGAAAATACAGCGAATCGTGCGGGAGGAAGTTTTTATTCCTTCGAACAAATGAAATCTATTGGTGATGTTGCCAAAAAACACGGATTAAAATATCATCTTGATGGTGCGCGCATTTTCAATGCAATTGCAGAAGCAGAATATTCTCCTTCGCAGATCGGCCCGCTTTTCGATTCTATTTCCGTTTGTCTTTCGAAAGGATTGGGAACTCCTGCGGGATCTGTTCTGCTCGGATCGAAAGAATTCATCCGTCATGCGCGTCGCGTGCGGAAAGTTTTCGGAGGAGGAATGCGACAGGCGGGATTTCTGGCTGCTGCAGGAATTTATGCGCTCGATCATCATACCGAGCGATTGAAAGAAGATCACAAACGTGCAAAGATCATTGGAGAAACGCTCTCGAAACTTTCTTTTGTAACCAACGTTCTTCCCGTTGACACGAACATCATTATTTTCTCGCTCGATGATAAAATGCCGGGCGAAAAATTTGTTGAACAACTTTCGGCGAATGAGATCAAGTCGGTGGGATTCGGAAAACAAACGATACGTTTTGTAACGCATCTTGATTTTACGGATGAGATGCTGGAGAAGACGGTGGATGTTTTGAAGAAGATTCGGTAG
- the bchE gene encoding magnesium-protoporphyrin IX monomethyl ester anaerobic oxidative cyclase, whose amino-acid sequence MRILLINPPHLSIGSRMPHEHLPPLGLLSIGGPLIDHGHEVKLLDADFAPMKFNEIVDETAKYGPQLVLLGHSGSTSAQPVISSLTKIIKNNNREIKIIIGGVFPTYHWNEILRDDPQIDFIVCGEGEETIVNLVNAIEKNIAPEKVKGIALQKNGLPFRTIPAEMIRDLDLYRVGWELMGNYNYTYWGKRKAVVIQFSRGCPYPCSYCGQSLFWKKWRHRDPQLLAKEIAMLHHKFGIEVINFADENPATDKKAWKEFLIALIAENLPLILVGSVRADNIVRDADLLPLYKKAGFERFLLGIENYDEVVLEKIKKAGKISNDREAIRLLRKNNILSMATYVVGFGEETTKDFYRSLRQLISYDPDQVQLLYVTPHKWTPYFEEIKHKKIIITDQRKWDYKHQVLATENLPPWLVILYVKLIEVIMQSRPKAVMRLFFHRDARLRDAMRWYTRIGKRVWFHELFQFFFREKREKNKIRISEFWK is encoded by the coding sequence ATGCGCATTTTATTGATCAACCCGCCTCACTTGTCTATCGGCAGCCGTATGCCACATGAGCATCTTCCACCGCTTGGGCTTCTGTCGATCGGTGGCCCGCTCATCGATCACGGCCATGAAGTGAAATTGCTTGACGCCGATTTTGCGCCGATGAAATTTAATGAGATCGTAGATGAAACTGCGAAGTACGGCCCTCAACTCGTTCTGCTCGGCCATTCCGGTTCCACTTCGGCCCAGCCCGTCATTTCTTCATTGACAAAAATCATCAAAAATAATAACAGGGAAATAAAAATTATTATCGGTGGAGTTTTTCCGACGTATCACTGGAATGAAATTCTGCGCGACGACCCGCAAATAGATTTTATTGTTTGTGGCGAAGGCGAAGAGACAATTGTAAATCTTGTGAACGCAATTGAAAAAAATATTGCTCCGGAAAAGGTAAAAGGAATTGCATTACAAAAAAACGGTTTACCATTCAGAACTATTCCTGCCGAAATGATAAGAGACCTGGATCTGTACAGGGTAGGATGGGAGTTGATGGGAAATTACAACTACACCTATTGGGGGAAAAGAAAAGCGGTTGTCATACAGTTCTCGAGAGGATGTCCGTATCCCTGTAGTTATTGCGGACAAAGTTTATTCTGGAAAAAATGGAGACATCGTGATCCGCAATTGCTCGCAAAAGAAATTGCCATGCTTCATCATAAGTTCGGAATTGAAGTGATCAACTTTGCCGATGAAAATCCTGCGACTGACAAAAAAGCATGGAAAGAATTTTTAATTGCACTTATCGCAGAAAATCTTCCGCTCATTCTCGTTGGTTCCGTACGCGCCGATAATATTGTGCGTGACGCCGATCTGTTGCCGCTATACAAGAAGGCCGGTTTCGAACGTTTTCTCCTCGGCATAGAGAATTATGACGAAGTCGTACTCGAGAAAATTAAGAAAGCCGGAAAAATTTCAAACGATCGTGAAGCGATCCGTTTGCTGAGGAAAAATAATATTCTTTCCATGGCCACTTACGTGGTTGGTTTCGGCGAAGAAACAACAAAAGATTTTTACAGGAGTCTCCGCCAGTTAATTTCCTACGATCCCGACCAGGTTCAGTTGCTCTACGTAACTCCGCACAAGTGGACGCCATACTTCGAAGAGATTAAACACAAAAAAATTATTATTACAGATCAGCGCAAATGGGATTACAAACACCAGGTGCTCGCCACCGAAAATCTTCCACCCTGGCTCGTTATTCTCTATGTAAAGCTCATCGAAGTGATCATGCAATCGCGGCCGAAAGCGGTAATGCGGTTATTTTTTCATCGCGATGCACGCCTGCGTGATGCTATGCGCTGGTACACGCGTATTGGAAAAAGAGTGTGGTTCCACGAATTGTTCCAGTTCTTCTTCCGCGAAAAAAGAGAAAAAAATAAAATAAGAATTAGTGAATTCTGGAAATAA
- a CDS encoding transcriptional regulator yields MGNDYLQKFNKTFENRIRLGIMSVLMVNDNVEFTRLKELLSVTDGNLASHLSALEKEGYVAVIKQFVNRKPNTSYAVTSAGKKAFNDHLNSLEKLIRKSGKK; encoded by the coding sequence ATGGGAAACGATTACCTGCAGAAATTCAATAAGACTTTTGAAAACAGGATACGTCTTGGGATCATGTCGGTACTTATGGTGAACGACAATGTAGAATTCACACGATTAAAGGAATTGCTCTCAGTGACCGACGGCAATCTTGCGAGTCACCTTTCTGCACTGGAGAAAGAAGGATATGTTGCTGTGATCAAACAATTCGTTAACCGCAAACCGAATACTTCGTACGCCGTCACATCTGCCGGCAAAAAAGCTTTCAATGACCATCTCAATTCACTCGAAAAACTCATCAGAAAGTCTGGTAAGAAATAA
- the purE gene encoding 5-(carboxyamino)imidazole ribonucleotide mutase: MQPKVSIIMGSTSDMPVMQEAAKILDQFQVPFEINALSAHRVPEQVLEFAKEAHRRGVRVIIAGAGGAAHLPGVVAALTPVPVIGVPCRSSISLDGWDSLLSIVQMPPGIPVATVGVDGGQNAGILAVQILAAGDDKMLDEILKFKENLKSKILKANEELKEHKFRFRTN, from the coding sequence ATGCAGCCAAAAGTCAGTATCATCATGGGCAGTACTTCCGACATGCCCGTTATGCAGGAAGCCGCAAAAATTCTTGATCAGTTCCAGGTTCCATTCGAGATCAACGCGCTTTCTGCTCATCGTGTTCCGGAACAAGTTTTGGAATTTGCGAAAGAAGCACACCGGCGCGGCGTGCGCGTGATCATTGCAGGCGCGGGAGGCGCAGCTCATCTTCCCGGTGTAGTTGCCGCACTTACTCCTGTTCCGGTGATCGGTGTTCCCTGTCGTTCTTCTATTTCTCTCGATGGATGGGATTCGCTGCTTTCCATTGTGCAAATGCCTCCCGGAATTCCGGTTGCAACCGTGGGTGTCGATGGCGGACAAAATGCCGGAATTCTTGCTGTGCAGATCCTCGCTGCCGGTGATGATAAAATGCTGGACGAAATTTTGAAATTCAAAGAGAACCTGAAATCGAAAATTCTCAAGGCGAATGAAGAGTTGAAAGAACACAAATTCCGCTTCCGCACTAATTGA
- a CDS encoding T9SS type A sorting domain-containing protein: MKTIFLFFLFPVALLSQQTVFQKNFNQLSYDCFRAIASTSDGGYLIAGETNSNGNGGLDVWVIKTDANGDTLWTRMIGGPQTDRAHAVAEINGEYLVQGTTNSFGSGRLDLFLVKLNSAGDTIFTRTYGSALDESVIIPTSHIIPSWNGGYVFTGLAYSDTTLMNNNAYVVCTDSSGNVVWANIYTGIGNSFSNSIQRTTDSSYVFAAGGSLSTAAADYILTKIDRNGNVIWCRDYDTQGGVDWAMNVQTTADSGYIMFGMTDESNLYASIGIIRTDSNGVIEWAKEYKYPTHGTWINDAVKFSDASYIVAGYIQETNSNDLNAFLMEVDFNGDTVWTRKFGSVTGHDEMSSVQVAVDNGIIAAGYSIGFGNGSFDGYLVKTNSMGEEFCNDLPDTMIISNVSFSDTLCYPGVVSLGVSHSSSPGILSGCGNYTSLCFSPASVNEEQQQISFSLFPDPAIGEINIEIKNTNENYLANITDVSGRIILSPVEFSKNIQINISSLSPGIYFVQIMSENKHVVAIKKLIVE; encoded by the coding sequence ATGAAAACAATTTTTCTCTTCTTCCTTTTTCCAGTCGCTCTCCTTTCGCAGCAAACTGTTTTTCAGAAAAATTTCAATCAACTGTCGTATGATTGTTTCCGGGCGATCGCTTCAACTTCGGACGGCGGATATCTCATAGCCGGGGAAACCAATTCGAACGGTAATGGCGGACTCGATGTGTGGGTTATTAAAACTGATGCAAACGGTGATACTTTATGGACGCGCATGATAGGCGGACCACAAACGGACAGAGCTCATGCGGTTGCGGAAATAAATGGTGAATACCTCGTGCAGGGAACCACCAATTCATTCGGATCAGGAAGACTTGATCTTTTTCTTGTGAAACTGAATTCTGCCGGCGATACCATTTTCACAAGAACTTACGGCTCTGCCCTAGATGAATCGGTGATCATTCCAACCAGCCACATCATTCCTTCCTGGAATGGCGGATATGTTTTTACAGGACTCGCTTATTCCGACACGACACTGATGAACAATAATGCTTACGTGGTTTGTACAGATTCTTCCGGAAATGTAGTGTGGGCAAATATCTATACCGGCATTGGAAATTCATTCAGCAATTCCATTCAGCGGACAACAGATTCTTCTTATGTTTTTGCTGCCGGAGGATCGCTGAGTACTGCTGCTGCGGATTATATTCTTACAAAAATTGACCGCAATGGAAATGTGATCTGGTGTCGCGATTATGATACACAGGGCGGAGTGGATTGGGCGATGAATGTGCAAACCACTGCTGACAGCGGCTACATTATGTTCGGCATGACCGATGAATCGAATTTATATGCAAGCATAGGAATTATCAGAACCGATTCGAATGGTGTCATCGAGTGGGCAAAAGAATATAAATACCCGACGCATGGTACGTGGATAAATGATGCTGTAAAATTCTCCGATGCCTCCTACATCGTTGCGGGTTACATACAGGAAACAAATTCGAATGATCTGAATGCTTTTCTGATGGAAGTGGATTTCAATGGAGATACCGTATGGACCAGAAAATTCGGAAGCGTAACAGGGCACGATGAAATGAGTTCTGTGCAGGTGGCCGTCGATAATGGCATTATAGCCGCAGGTTATTCTATCGGCTTCGGAAACGGATCATTCGACGGCTATCTTGTAAAAACAAATTCCATGGGTGAAGAATTCTGCAATGATTTGCCCGACACCATGATCATCAGCAACGTAAGTTTTTCGGATACACTTTGTTATCCCGGCGTAGTGAGTTTGGGCGTGAGCCATTCTTCATCACCGGGCATACTTTCAGGATGCGGCAATTATACTTCGCTTTGTTTTTCTCCCGCATCGGTGAATGAAGAACAACAACAGATTTCTTTTTCTTTATTTCCCGATCCGGCCATTGGCGAAATAAATATTGAAATAAAAAATACGAATGAAAATTATCTCGCAAACATCACTGACGTTTCCGGAAGAATAATTCTTTCACCAGTTGAATTTTCAAAGAACATACAAATTAACATTTCATCGCTGAGTCCCGGCATTTATTTTGTGCAGATTATGAGTGAGAACAAACACGTCGTTGCAATAAAGAAGCTGATCGTAGAATAA
- a CDS encoding phosphoribosylpyrophosphate synthetase encodes MKSYETMSEAVNDLVKRGYDHDFNIEKEFLICEAENFRLSPDEFCIDEIYRFEGDTDPGDENIVYAISSEKKGVKGILVNAFGPYTDSLSAEIVAKLANRN; translated from the coding sequence ATGAAATCGTATGAAACCATGAGTGAAGCGGTGAATGACCTGGTGAAACGGGGTTACGATCACGACTTTAATATTGAAAAGGAATTTCTTATTTGCGAAGCGGAAAATTTCCGTCTATCTCCCGATGAATTCTGCATTGATGAAATTTATCGTTTTGAAGGAGATACCGATCCCGGCGATGAGAATATCGTTTACGCGATCAGCTCAGAGAAAAAAGGGGTCAAAGGAATTCTTGTCAATGCATTCGGCCCTTACACCGACAGTCTTTCAGCAGAGATCGTAGCAAAACTTGCGAACCGGAATTGA
- a CDS encoding amidohydrolase family protein — MKYYNAHTHIFTAQYVPNNVVGLPIMKFLAEYPVSQSIGKFAKLFLSGAVNKKYERVAKFAEIGLGKSQEVIFNQLRDYYKGWGDVRFVILPMDMEQMGAGKPLSNYNTQLDEIIRLRAKDNFANILLPFLFVDPRRREFQNGNDILNWVKPYFERSGFVGLKMYPALGYYPFDERLDELYLWASDHNVPVTYHCIDGVIHYRGKLNGFPPPRFPNEFHNLKETDPAKYQWNFTEPFNYKKVLELFPNLKINLAHYGGEDKIVPRARWYTTVREMVAGNNNVYTDVSFSLNDTRIFKTIHDDINDANNKLLGDKILFGTDFFVVEKNKDEAFLRDELKQALMNMDATNNISVSSFDRIASTNPSKFLASDFYAG; from the coding sequence ATGAAATACTACAACGCCCACACCCACATTTTCACTGCGCAATATGTTCCGAACAATGTTGTCGGGTTGCCGATCATGAAATTCCTGGCGGAATATCCCGTGAGCCAGTCTATCGGAAAGTTTGCGAAATTATTTTTGTCGGGTGCGGTCAATAAAAAATACGAACGCGTTGCGAAGTTTGCTGAGATAGGTTTGGGAAAAAGCCAGGAAGTTATTTTCAACCAGTTGCGCGATTATTACAAAGGATGGGGCGATGTGCGTTTTGTAATTCTGCCGATGGATATGGAGCAGATGGGCGCGGGAAAACCACTGAGCAATTACAACACGCAACTCGACGAGATCATCCGCCTGCGTGCGAAAGATAATTTTGCGAATATCCTTCTCCCGTTTTTATTTGTTGATCCGCGTCGTCGTGAATTTCAAAATGGAAATGATATTCTCAATTGGGTGAAACCGTATTTTGAAAGATCGGGATTCGTGGGACTGAAAATGTATCCTGCACTGGGTTATTATCCTTTTGATGAGCGGCTCGATGAACTTTACCTATGGGCATCGGATCACAACGTGCCAGTCACTTATCATTGCATTGACGGAGTGATTCATTATCGCGGGAAGCTGAATGGATTTCCTCCGCCGAGATTTCCGAATGAGTTTCACAATCTGAAAGAAACTGATCCGGCAAAATATCAGTGGAATTTCACCGAACCTTTCAATTACAAAAAAGTGCTTGAACTATTTCCAAATCTGAAAATAAATCTCGCGCATTACGGTGGAGAAGATAAAATTGTTCCGAGAGCAAGATGGTACACCACTGTCCGCGAAATGGTGGCGGGCAATAACAACGTGTACACGGATGTTTCCTTTTCGCTGAACGACACGCGCATTTTCAAAACTATTCACGACGACATCAACGATGCGAATAATAAATTACTCGGTGATAAAATTCTTTTCGGAACAGATTTTTTCGTGGTAGAGAAAAATAAAGACGAAGCTTTTCTGCGCGATGAACTGAAACAGGCGCTGATGAATATGGATGCAACGAATAATATTTCAGTTTCTTCATTCGACAGGATCGCTTCAACGAATCCATCGAAATTTCTGGCCTCAGATTTTTATGCGGGATAA